Proteins encoded within one genomic window of Companilactobacillus sp.:
- a CDS encoding DUF2075 domain-containing protein yields the protein MLDSVLPNKNLTKQQEAVFEKILNFCQSNLRDGTKGVFQLNGDAGTGKSVILTKLFLTLEQAAKEDVSKFQGTNNYFLVNHPELLKVYQDNAGHFDDLRKNRFLRPTTFINQMHKQQKTADIVVIDEAHLLLSESDHYNNFTQQNQLEEVIKLSKVVIFVYDQRQVLKMKSYWSQDIIDDLIKRYQVKFASSTLKVQMRMQAPQTIIDWVDDLTDKLKLDPIEITQKDPDYLGGMDEDYDFRIFEDAEKMYQKLREKNNNYGQSRIVATADYPSILDGKKHYVNEGDFHLPWDQYNYSKVTWAQKDDTINEIGSIYTVQGFDLNYVAVIIGPSIKYAGDGKIVIDISKYEDQEAFKKRHDDDVKKLSEVKAEIILNSMNVLLKRGIKGVFVYFHDHDIYQYLKDSSK from the coding sequence ATGTTAGATTCCGTTTTACCAAATAAGAATTTGACTAAACAGCAAGAAGCTGTTTTTGAAAAAATTTTAAATTTCTGTCAGTCTAATTTACGTGATGGTACCAAAGGTGTGTTCCAGTTAAATGGGGATGCCGGCACTGGCAAAAGCGTTATTTTGACTAAGCTGTTTTTGACGTTGGAGCAGGCAGCAAAAGAAGATGTCTCAAAATTTCAGGGTACGAACAATTACTTTTTAGTGAACCATCCTGAACTGCTCAAGGTTTATCAGGATAACGCAGGACACTTTGACGATTTACGAAAGAATCGCTTTTTGCGTCCAACCACTTTTATAAATCAGATGCACAAACAGCAAAAGACTGCCGATATCGTCGTGATCGATGAAGCACATTTGCTACTCAGCGAAAGCGACCATTACAATAACTTTACTCAGCAAAATCAACTTGAAGAAGTCATCAAGTTGAGTAAAGTCGTGATTTTTGTATATGATCAACGCCAAGTTTTAAAGATGAAAAGTTATTGGTCGCAAGACATCATCGATGATCTGATCAAACGTTATCAGGTGAAATTTGCTTCCAGTACTTTGAAGGTCCAGATGAGAATGCAGGCACCACAAACTATCATTGACTGGGTCGACGATTTGACCGATAAATTGAAACTGGACCCAATTGAAATTACGCAAAAGGATCCGGATTATCTCGGCGGTATGGATGAAGATTATGATTTTCGAATTTTTGAAGATGCTGAAAAGATGTATCAGAAATTACGCGAAAAAAATAATAATTACGGTCAATCAAGAATTGTCGCAACGGCGGATTATCCATCGATCTTGGATGGCAAAAAGCATTACGTTAATGAGGGCGATTTCCATTTACCATGGGATCAATACAATTACTCAAAAGTAACTTGGGCTCAAAAAGATGACACTATCAATGAAATAGGTTCGATTTATACTGTCCAAGGTTTTGACTTAAATTATGTGGCAGTGATCATTGGACCTTCGATCAAATACGCTGGCGACGGCAAGATCGTGATCGACATCAGTAAATATGAAGATCAAGAAGCTTTCAAGAAACGTCACGATGATGATGTTAAAAAGTTATCAGAAGTCAAAGCAGAAATCATTTTGAATTCGATGAACGTGTTGTTAAAACGCGGAATCAAAGGCGTATTCGTCTACTTCCATGATCATGATATTTATCAATATTTGAAAGATTCGTCAAAATAA
- a CDS encoding helix-turn-helix domain-containing protein → MEEFDIQALLSSNEKTLIRLLEDYATTNHIVAYVLDNAGDLKSDIFGNTSNQNFDELVEMKNMNEITDKHLDYNLAYADDSLRVASIGQIVGKVCVVWPNTDVSSKGLLTAQLREHCDFLKRLIESLSRILIDNHGINAFMIKYPVEVDDIIDELNDEDNLALQQLKKLSTSNEAIISAIEYIDENLDKHLTLDQVSSKVFLSDYYFSKLFKRETKLSFSVYLNARKIQQAMIILKQTSHSISEVSDELGFTRISYFSQTFKKYTGYTPSEFRNEDYLEL, encoded by the coding sequence ATGGAAGAATTTGATATTCAAGCACTGTTGTCGAGCAATGAAAAAACATTGATTCGGCTTCTAGAGGATTATGCGACAACCAATCATATTGTGGCTTATGTGCTGGATAACGCTGGTGATCTCAAGTCAGACATATTCGGAAATACTAGCAATCAGAATTTTGACGAACTAGTCGAAATGAAGAATATGAATGAAATTACGGACAAACATCTGGACTATAACTTAGCCTATGCTGATGACTCATTGAGGGTGGCATCGATTGGGCAAATAGTCGGTAAGGTCTGCGTTGTATGGCCAAATACAGATGTCAGTAGTAAAGGATTGTTGACCGCTCAGTTAAGAGAACACTGCGACTTTTTGAAACGTTTGATCGAAAGCCTCAGTCGTATCTTGATCGATAACCACGGCATCAACGCCTTTATGATCAAGTATCCAGTTGAAGTTGACGATATTATTGATGAGCTAAATGACGAGGACAACTTAGCTTTGCAACAATTGAAGAAACTTTCAACTTCAAACGAAGCAATTATTTCTGCCATTGAATACATTGATGAGAACCTTGATAAGCATCTGACATTAGATCAAGTATCTAGCAAGGTTTTCTTGTCGGATTATTACTTTAGCAAGCTATTCAAAAGAGAAACTAAATTGAGTTTTTCAGTATATCTCAATGCTCGTAAAATACAGCAAGCCATGATCATTTTGAAGCAGACTAGCCACTCGATCAGCGAAGTTTCTGACGAGCTTGGTTTTACGCGGATCAGTTACTTCTCGCAAACATTTAAGAAGTACACCGGTTATACGCCGTCTGAATTCAGAAATGAAGATTATTTAGAATTATAG